One window of the Hyperolius riggenbachi isolate aHypRig1 chromosome 5, aHypRig1.pri, whole genome shotgun sequence genome contains the following:
- the LOC137519371 gene encoding mucin-1-like, which yields MHHGQLASRTASITANPASLAASITTSQPVSITGSQHHHQPTSQHHWQPASPPANQSASLAASIATSQPVSTTGSQHHHQPTSQHHWQPASPPAIQSAPLAASITTSQPVSITGSQHHHQPTSQHHWQPASPPANQSASLAASITTSQPVSTTGSQHHHQPTSQHHWQPASSPANQPASLSANITTSQYHHQPAMITTAELHDVEKTR from the coding sequence ATGCATCATGGCCAGCTAGCATCACGGACAGCCAGCATCACAGCCAACCCAGCATCACTGgcagccagcatcaccaccagccaaccagtcaGCATCACTGgcagccagcatcaccaccagccaaccagtcaGCACCACTGgcagccagcatcaccaccagccaaccagtcaGCATCACTGGCAGCCAGCATCGCCACCAGCCAACCAGTCAGCACCACTGgcagccagcatcaccaccagccaaccagtcaGCATCACTGgcagccagcatcaccaccagccatccAGTCAGCACCACTGgcagccagcatcaccaccagccaaccagtcaGCATCACTGgcagccagcatcaccaccagccaaccagtcaGCACCACTGgcagccagcatcaccaccagccaaccagtcaGCATCACTGgcagccagcatcaccaccagccaaccagtcaGCACCACTGgcagccagcatcaccaccagccaaccagtcaGCACCACTGGCAgccagcatcatcaccagccaaccagccagcatcactgtcagccaacatcaccaccagtcagtatCATCACCAGCCAGCCATGATCACCACTGCTGAACTGCATGACGTGGAGAAGACACGCTGA